From Epinephelus lanceolatus isolate andai-2023 chromosome 12, ASM4190304v1, whole genome shotgun sequence, the proteins below share one genomic window:
- the map6d1 gene encoding microtubule-associated protein 6 homolog, translating to MAWPCISRVCCLARFWNQFDKSDLSVPLTIQNYSDIAEQEVRSVTKQVSASERAHGNNYSTPDPRAAGDSPAPKDGTGTRGSFRARKEPSYKPREDYHPPGVPFPSVTQYKQDFKPWPIPRKENFPWISNGGSRADSVSDSPGNSYHSQAQPGEKEERGRGQRWGEQQVMEGSKTSSYRQEYRPWTGVKPAKSARKNPPAQYSSPGTEATNVPRETSYQAAYSGEVHRSLGLHQGEHNIVSAASNVQPAAVPLPIPTALQTGSSPIPSSLQQSVPPERTELGTTKGEEHLVRTKLPPNPSAVFQSGSRVFNI from the exons ATGGCTTGGCCGTGCATCAGCAGAGTGTGCTGCCTGGCTCGCTTCTGGAACCAGTTCGACAAATCGGACCTGTCCGTCCCGCTCACCATCCAGAACTACTCGGACATCGCCGAGCAGGAGGTGCGGTCCGTCACCAAACAGGTCTCCGCGTCGGAGCGCGCGCACGGGAATAACTACTCGACCCCGGACCCGCGTGCCGCCGGCGACTCTCCTGCGCCCAAAGATGGCACGGGCACCCGGGGATCGTTCCGGGCGCGGAAGGAGCCCAGCTACAAGCCCCGGGAGGACTACCACCCGCCCGGAGTGCCTTTCCCCAGTGTTACCCAGTACAAGCAGGATTTCAAACCCTGGCCCATTCCCAGGAAGGAGAATTTCCCGTGGATTAGTAACGGGGGCAGCAGGGCGGACAGTGTGTCGGACAGCCCGGGGAACAGTTACCACAGCCAGGCACAGCCCGGGGAGAAAGAGGAGCGGGGCAGGGGGCAGAGGTGGGGAGAGCAGCAGGTGATGGAGGGGAGCAAAACCAGCTCCTACAG GCAAGAGTACAGGCCCTGGACGGGGGTGAAACCCGCCAAAAGTGCGAGGAAAAATCCTCCAGCTCAGTACTCCAGCCCAGGGACAGAGGCCACCAATGTCCCGCGTGAGACTAGCTACCAGGCTGCCTACAGCGGGGAGGTCCACAGGTCCTTAGGGCTGCATCAGGGGGAGCACAATATCGTATCTGCCGCCTCCAACGTACAACCTGCTGCTGTCCCCCTGCCCATTCCCACTGCCCTGCAAACTGGCAGCTCACCCATCCCCTCCAGCCTCCAGCAGAGCGTCCCACCTGAGAGGACCGAGCTCGGTACAACCAAAGGAGAG GAACATCTGGTGAGGACCAAGCTCCCCCCGAACCCTTCTGCTGTCTTTCAAAGCGGATCCAGGGTCTTCAACATCTGA